In Halorientalis sp. LT38, a genomic segment contains:
- a CDS encoding universal stress protein, producing the protein MYETVLLPTDGSEVAAGAVDHAIDAARRHDATIHLLYVVDESVAQAAPGLAMGEINEQLRAEGERAIAELEEAIADAGIATETAIRVGAPAEEICRQVDETGADLVVVGSTGKRIVERERVGSVTDSVLRKANVPVLSVPRA; encoded by the coding sequence ATGTACGAGACGGTACTCCTGCCGACGGACGGAAGCGAGGTCGCCGCAGGTGCGGTCGATCACGCGATCGACGCCGCCCGACGCCACGACGCGACGATCCACCTGCTGTACGTCGTCGACGAGAGCGTCGCCCAGGCCGCGCCTGGGCTGGCGATGGGGGAGATCAACGAGCAACTGCGCGCGGAGGGCGAGCGAGCGATAGCGGAACTCGAGGAGGCCATCGCGGACGCGGGGATCGCCACGGAGACGGCGATCCGCGTCGGCGCGCCGGCCGAGGAGATCTGCAGACAGGTCGACGAGACGGGCGCGGATCTGGTGGTGGTGGGATCGACGGGCAAACGGATCGTCGAGCGCGAACGCGTCGGGAGCGTCACCGACAGCGTCCTCAGAAAGGCGAACGTCCCGGTGCTGTCGGTGCCCCGGGCG
- a CDS encoding isocitrate lyase/PEP mutase family protein, which produces MTAQPPATRFRALLDGDGLVALPGVHDALSARLAERAGFEALFTSGFGIAASTLGLPDLGLMSMAENVDRIDRIAGSVDVPLVADADTGYGSALNVRRTVGECLDAGVAGVILEDQAWPKRCGHMDEKRVVSEQEGVRRIRAAADVREERDSDLVIIGRTDARATDGLDEAIERGRSFADAGADVVFVEAPESRGELERIASEVEAPTFANMVEGGKTPVLSAAELDEIGFDVAVYPLSALFAATKAMADAYETLADEGTTESVDGVTFDEFEAVVDADGYRELERRYADDGE; this is translated from the coding sequence ATGACCGCACAGCCGCCCGCGACGCGCTTTCGCGCACTGCTCGACGGTGACGGTCTCGTGGCGCTCCCGGGCGTCCACGACGCGCTCTCTGCCAGGCTCGCCGAACGGGCCGGCTTCGAGGCCCTGTTCACCTCCGGGTTCGGCATCGCCGCCTCGACGCTCGGCCTCCCCGACCTCGGCCTCATGTCGATGGCCGAGAACGTCGACCGGATCGACCGAATCGCCGGCAGCGTCGACGTCCCCCTCGTCGCCGACGCCGACACCGGCTACGGGTCCGCGCTGAACGTCCGACGCACCGTCGGCGAGTGTCTCGACGCCGGCGTGGCGGGCGTCATCCTCGAAGATCAGGCGTGGCCCAAGCGCTGTGGCCACATGGACGAGAAGCGTGTGGTATCGGAGCAAGAAGGCGTCCGGCGGATCCGCGCCGCCGCGGACGTACGCGAGGAGCGCGATAGCGACCTCGTGATCATCGGCCGGACCGACGCCCGGGCGACCGACGGGCTGGACGAAGCGATCGAGCGCGGGCGGTCGTTCGCCGACGCCGGCGCGGACGTGGTCTTCGTGGAAGCCCCCGAGTCCCGCGGCGAACTCGAACGGATCGCGAGCGAGGTGGAGGCGCCGACCTTCGCGAACATGGTCGAGGGCGGGAAGACCCCCGTACTCTCCGCGGCGGAACTGGACGAGATCGGGTTCGACGTGGCGGTCTACCCCCTCTCCGCGCTGTTCGCCGCCACGAAAGCGATGGCGGACGCCTACGAGACGCTGGCCGACGAGGGGACGACCGAGTCGGTCGACGGCGTCACTTTCGACGAGTTCGAGGCCGTGGTCGACGCCGACGGCTACAGAGAACTCGAACGGCGGTACGCCGACGACGGGGAGTGA
- a CDS encoding acyl-CoA carboxylase subunit beta: protein MTIEDRVEELRERKRQAELGGGEDRIEAQHDRGKMTARERIDYFLDDGTFNEVDTLREHRATNFDMAEREMPGDGVVTGYGEVDGRKVFVFAHDFTVMGGSLGEAFAQKVCKVMDKAIETGCPIIGLNDSAGARIQEGIDSLAGYADIFHRNQLASGVVPQISAIMGPCAGGAVYSPAITDFIMMVQDTSHMFITGPDVIETVTGEEVGFEELGGAQTHASESGVSHFTAQAEEAALDDIAYLLSFLPQNNVEDPPRVEPWDDPEREPDDLMDVVPDQPQKPYDMRDVVDRIVDEGSFFEVAEAFARNLTIGFARLDGHSVGVVGNNPHVNAGTLDIDSSVKGARFVRFCDAFNIPILTFVDVPGFMPGTDQEHDGIIKHGAKLLYAYSEATVPLLTVITRKAYGGAYDVMASKHVEADMNYAWPTAEIAVMGPKGAVNVLYDDELADADDVEAKRQELIDEYRDAFANPYTAAERGFVDDVLEPKDTRSRLITDLEMIRGKRKNTPDRKHGNIPL from the coding sequence ATGACGATCGAGGACCGGGTCGAAGAGCTGCGTGAGCGCAAGCGCCAGGCGGAGCTAGGGGGCGGCGAGGACCGCATCGAGGCCCAGCACGACCGCGGGAAGATGACCGCTCGCGAGCGGATCGACTACTTCCTCGACGACGGGACGTTCAACGAGGTGGACACCCTCCGCGAGCACCGCGCGACCAACTTCGACATGGCCGAGCGGGAGATGCCCGGCGACGGCGTGGTCACCGGCTACGGCGAGGTCGACGGGCGGAAGGTGTTCGTCTTCGCCCACGACTTCACCGTCATGGGCGGCTCGCTGGGCGAAGCGTTCGCCCAGAAGGTCTGTAAGGTCATGGACAAGGCCATCGAGACGGGCTGTCCGATCATCGGTCTCAACGATTCGGCCGGCGCGCGCATCCAGGAGGGGATCGACTCGCTGGCCGGCTACGCCGACATCTTCCACCGCAACCAGCTCGCCTCGGGGGTCGTCCCGCAGATCTCGGCGATCATGGGCCCCTGTGCCGGCGGCGCGGTCTACTCCCCGGCCATCACGGACTTCATCATGATGGTTCAGGACACCAGCCACATGTTCATCACCGGCCCGGACGTGATCGAGACGGTCACCGGCGAGGAGGTCGGGTTCGAGGAACTCGGCGGGGCCCAGACCCACGCCAGCGAGTCCGGCGTCTCTCACTTCACGGCCCAGGCCGAGGAGGCGGCACTCGACGACATCGCCTATCTGCTCTCCTTCCTCCCGCAGAACAACGTCGAGGACCCGCCGCGGGTCGAGCCGTGGGACGACCCCGAGCGCGAACCCGACGACCTGATGGACGTCGTCCCGGACCAGCCACAGAAGCCCTACGACATGCGCGACGTGGTCGACCGGATCGTCGACGAGGGCTCCTTCTTCGAGGTGGCCGAGGCGTTCGCGCGCAACCTAACCATCGGCTTCGCCCGGCTGGACGGGCACTCTGTCGGCGTCGTCGGCAACAACCCGCACGTCAACGCGGGGACGCTCGACATCGACTCCTCGGTCAAGGGCGCGCGGTTCGTCCGCTTCTGCGACGCGTTCAACATCCCCATCCTGACGTTCGTCGACGTGCCAGGCTTCATGCCCGGCACCGACCAGGAACACGACGGGATCATCAAACACGGCGCGAAGCTACTGTACGCCTACTCCGAGGCGACGGTGCCGCTGTTGACCGTCATCACCCGGAAGGCCTACGGCGGCGCCTACGACGTCATGGCCTCGAAACACGTCGAGGCGGACATGAACTACGCGTGGCCGACCGCCGAGATCGCGGTCATGGGCCCCAAGGGCGCGGTGAACGTCCTCTACGACGACGAACTCGCAGACGCCGACGACGTGGAGGCAAAGCGCCAGGAGCTGATCGACGAGTACCGCGACGCCTTCGCCAACCCGTACACGGCCGCCGAACGCGGCTTCGTCGACGACGTGCTGGAACCGAAGGACACCCGTTCCCGACTGATCACCGATCTCGAGATGATCCGCGGGAAGCGCAAGAACACGCCCGACCGCAAACATGGCAACATCCCGCTCTGA
- a CDS encoding acc operon protein, which yields MATSRSEMAEDQSPAEAGRAELLAAIEAALEGADDDEAAAVAAAIGAHVCDQELAAAAAAAETDEGPNWAEGKWAFGSKLARKRRRWTRVRTDAPKDPWTAAGRADRM from the coding sequence ATGGCAACATCCCGCTCTGAGATGGCCGAAGATCAGTCTCCGGCAGAGGCCGGACGCGCGGAACTGCTCGCCGCGATCGAAGCCGCGCTCGAGGGGGCCGACGACGACGAGGCGGCCGCCGTCGCGGCCGCCATCGGCGCCCACGTCTGCGATCAGGAACTCGCCGCCGCGGCGGCGGCCGCCGAGACGGACGAGGGCCCGAACTGGGCCGAGGGGAAGTGGGCGTTCGGGAGCAAACTCGCGCGCAAACGCCGCCGCTGGACCCGGGTGCGGACGGACGCGCCGAAGGATCCGTGGACTGCGGCCGGTCGTGCCGACCGGATGTAG
- a CDS encoding cupin domain-containing protein has translation MEHVTVSELDTFPHPAGATEGGRALAAALGTTDVAMNHYTLAPGEAPDGGYHTHLDQEEVFYVLEGTVTFDTDDGSREVNEGEAIRFAPGDYHHGENKTDEEAVVLAIGAPDSRHDWEQIRVPVPCPNCDDVDALGVDFGAGDQGGLKCPECGETMSV, from the coding sequence ATGGAACACGTCACAGTCTCGGAACTGGACACCTTCCCGCACCCGGCGGGCGCGACGGAGGGCGGCCGTGCGCTGGCCGCCGCCCTCGGCACGACCGACGTGGCGATGAACCACTACACGCTCGCGCCCGGCGAGGCCCCCGACGGGGGCTACCACACCCACCTCGACCAGGAGGAGGTCTTCTACGTCCTCGAGGGCACCGTCACCTTCGACACAGACGACGGATCGCGAGAGGTGAACGAGGGCGAGGCCATCCGGTTCGCCCCCGGGGACTACCACCACGGCGAGAACAAAACGGACGAGGAGGCGGTGGTGCTGGCCATCGGCGCCCCCGACAGCCGCCACGACTGGGAGCAGATCCGCGTCCCGGTCCCCTGTCCGAACTGCGACGACGTGGACGCGCTGGGCGTCGACTTCGGCGCCGGCGATCAGGGCGGTCTGAAGTGTCCGGAGTGCGGCGAGACGATGAGCGTCTAG
- a CDS encoding acetyl/propionyl/methylcrotonyl-CoA carboxylase subunit alpha, which translates to MFDTVLVANRGEIAVRVMRACEELGVDTVAVYSEADKHSGHVRYADEAYNVGPARAADSYLDHEAIIEAAQKADADAIHPGYGFLAENAEFARKVEATEGVTWVGPSGDAMERLGEKTKARNVMSDADVPIVPGTDPIEEPEAVREFAEEHGYPIAIKAEGGGGGRGMKIVYEEGEIEEQLESAKREGEAYFDNDSVFLERYIENPRHIEVQIIADHHGNVRHLGERDCSLQRRHQKVIEEGPSPALDDELREQIGEAARRGVDAADYYNAGTVEFLVEEDPDRDPDEVLGAETDFYFLEVNTRIQVEHTVTEEITGIDIVKYQLRVAAGDELDFAQDDVETDGHAMEFRINAENAANDFAPATGGTLETYDPPGGIGVRMDDALRQGDDLVTDYDSMIAKLIVHGATREECIDRSKRALAEYDIEGIPTIIPFHRLMLTDDPFVNGTHHTKYLDEELDPQRIDEAQEKWGSAEGEGDDGDEEVVEREFTVEVNGKRFQVNLEERGAPPIPTNVGDGGGGGGQPQRPAGGRGGGNDSGGGQAAAAEGQQVTAEMQGTILEVNVEEGDEVADGDVICVLEAMKMENDVVAPAGGTVSQVAIAEGESVDMGDLLIVID; encoded by the coding sequence ATGTTCGATACGGTTCTCGTCGCGAATCGCGGAGAGATCGCTGTCCGGGTGATGCGCGCCTGCGAGGAACTCGGGGTGGACACGGTTGCTGTCTACAGTGAGGCGGACAAACATTCGGGTCACGTCCGGTACGCCGACGAAGCCTACAACGTGGGGCCCGCCCGCGCCGCCGACTCCTATCTCGACCACGAGGCGATCATCGAGGCCGCCCAGAAGGCCGACGCCGACGCGATCCACCCCGGCTACGGCTTCCTCGCGGAGAACGCCGAGTTCGCCCGCAAGGTCGAGGCCACCGAGGGCGTCACCTGGGTCGGCCCGTCGGGCGACGCGATGGAGCGACTGGGCGAGAAGACCAAGGCCCGCAACGTCATGAGCGACGCCGACGTCCCCATCGTCCCCGGGACGGACCCCATCGAGGAGCCCGAGGCAGTCCGGGAGTTCGCCGAGGAACACGGCTACCCCATCGCCATCAAGGCCGAGGGCGGTGGCGGGGGCCGCGGGATGAAGATCGTCTACGAGGAAGGCGAGATCGAGGAGCAACTGGAGAGCGCAAAGCGCGAGGGCGAGGCGTACTTCGACAACGATTCGGTCTTCCTGGAGCGCTACATCGAGAACCCGCGCCACATCGAGGTGCAGATCATCGCCGACCACCACGGCAACGTCCGCCACCTCGGCGAGCGTGACTGCTCGCTGCAGCGCCGCCACCAGAAGGTCATCGAGGAGGGGCCCAGTCCCGCCCTCGACGACGAACTCCGGGAGCAGATCGGCGAGGCCGCCCGCCGCGGCGTCGACGCCGCCGACTACTACAACGCCGGGACCGTCGAGTTCCTCGTCGAGGAGGACCCCGACCGGGACCCCGACGAGGTGCTCGGGGCGGAGACGGACTTCTACTTCCTCGAAGTGAACACGCGGATCCAGGTCGAGCACACGGTGACGGAGGAGATCACGGGCATCGACATCGTGAAGTACCAGCTCCGGGTCGCCGCCGGTGACGAACTCGACTTCGCGCAGGACGACGTCGAGACCGACGGGCACGCGATGGAGTTCCGCATCAACGCCGAGAACGCCGCGAACGACTTCGCACCCGCGACCGGCGGCACCCTGGAGACCTACGACCCGCCGGGCGGGATCGGCGTCCGGATGGACGACGCGCTCCGGCAGGGCGACGACCTGGTGACCGACTACGACTCGATGATCGCGAAGCTGATCGTCCACGGGGCGACTCGCGAGGAGTGCATCGACCGCTCGAAGCGCGCGCTGGCGGAGTACGACATCGAGGGCATTCCGACCATCATCCCGTTCCACCGGCTGATGCTCACCGACGATCCGTTCGTGAACGGCACGCATCACACGAAGTACCTCGACGAGGAACTCGACCCCCAACGCATCGACGAAGCCCAGGAGAAGTGGGGGAGCGCCGAGGGCGAGGGCGACGACGGGGACGAAGAGGTCGTCGAGCGGGAGTTCACCGTCGAGGTCAACGGCAAGCGCTTCCAGGTCAACCTCGAGGAGCGCGGCGCGCCGCCCATCCCGACCAACGTCGGCGACGGCGGCGGTGGCGGCGGGCAACCCCAGCGACCGGCCGGCGGCCGGGGCGGGGGGAACGACTCCGGCGGTGGCCAGGCCGCGGCGGCCGAAGGCCAGCAGGTCACCGCCGAGATGCAGGGCACGATCCTGGAGGTCAACGTCGAGGAGGGTGACGAGGTGGCCGACGGCGACGTGATCTGCGTGCTCGAAGCGATGAAGATGGAAAACGACGTGGTCGCGCCCGCCGGCGGGACCGTCTCCCAGGTCGCCATCGCGGAGGGCGAGAGCGTCGACATGGGCGACCTGCTGATCGTCATCGACTGA
- a CDS encoding MaoC/PaaZ C-terminal domain-containing protein — MRYFEDVDVGETGTFGAETLTKADIVAFAEQWDPQRFHADEEAAAKSVHGGLIASGLHTIGVAMYHWVEGWLDDVANLGARYIREIRFEEPVRPGDTLGIRGEVLEKTVPDHTDGHGYLDYELAAYVDGEPVMTMVTDLVVERHGE, encoded by the coding sequence ATGCGCTACTTCGAGGACGTCGACGTCGGCGAGACCGGAACCTTCGGCGCGGAGACCCTGACGAAGGCAGACATCGTGGCCTTCGCCGAGCAGTGGGACCCCCAGCGGTTCCACGCGGACGAGGAAGCCGCGGCGAAATCGGTCCACGGCGGCCTGATCGCCAGCGGCCTGCACACCATCGGCGTCGCGATGTACCACTGGGTCGAGGGGTGGCTCGACGACGTGGCCAACCTCGGCGCGCGGTACATCCGCGAGATCCGGTTCGAGGAACCCGTCCGACCCGGCGATACCCTCGGAATCCGGGGCGAAGTGCTCGAGAAGACCGTCCCGGACCACACGGACGGCCACGGCTATCTCGACTACGAACTCGCAGCCTACGTCGACGGGGAGCCGGTGATGACGATGGTCACCGATCTCGTCGTCGAGCGGCACGGGGAGTGA
- a CDS encoding biotin--[acetyl-CoA-carboxylase] ligase yields MQDTRHAVLDALADGPVSGPDIADRLDVSRAAVWKHVEALRDAGFEIASTDAGYELAAVPDFGGEAVEFGLEAPFEVEYHDAVPSTNDRARELAAEGREDVVVLADEQPGGRGRLNRAWSSPSGGIWLSILCRPTVPPADAPAFTLAAAVATTRAAREAGVDAVIKWPNDVLVPTGTGASQTESDDVLVPDEEGDTRKLAGILTEMEGEADRVSWLIVGIGVNANVDVADLVEGATSLRAETGDVDRRAFTQRLLEEFHDLRTDLERVVPAWREHADTLGRRVRVETPGGEVVGEAVDVEFPGTLVVETDEGPVRVTTGDCEHLRPV; encoded by the coding sequence ATGCAGGACACGCGCCACGCGGTGCTCGACGCCCTCGCGGACGGACCGGTTTCCGGCCCGGACATCGCCGACCGGTTGGACGTCTCCCGGGCGGCGGTCTGGAAACACGTCGAAGCGCTGCGGGACGCCGGCTTCGAGATCGCGAGCACCGACGCGGGCTACGAACTCGCCGCGGTGCCCGACTTCGGCGGCGAGGCCGTCGAGTTCGGGCTCGAGGCTCCCTTCGAGGTCGAGTACCACGACGCCGTCCCGAGCACGAACGACCGGGCGCGGGAGCTGGCGGCCGAGGGCCGAGAGGACGTGGTCGTCCTCGCGGACGAACAGCCCGGCGGGCGCGGCCGGCTGAATCGCGCGTGGTCCTCACCGTCCGGTGGAATCTGGCTGTCGATCCTCTGCCGGCCGACGGTGCCGCCGGCGGACGCGCCGGCTTTCACCCTCGCCGCCGCCGTCGCGACGACCCGCGCGGCCAGGGAGGCGGGCGTCGACGCGGTCATCAAGTGGCCGAACGACGTTCTCGTCCCGACAGGGACGGGAGCCAGTCAGACGGAGTCTGACGACGTGCTGGTCCCCGACGAAGAGGGCGACACCCGCAAACTCGCGGGCATCCTCACGGAGATGGAAGGCGAGGCCGATCGGGTCTCATGGCTGATCGTCGGGATCGGGGTCAACGCGAACGTCGACGTGGCGGACCTCGTCGAGGGCGCGACCAGCCTGCGAGCCGAAACGGGCGACGTGGACCGGCGCGCGTTCACGCAGCGCTTGCTGGAGGAGTTTCACGACCTGCGGACGGATCTCGAGCGCGTCGTCCCGGCCTGGCGCGAGCACGCGGACACGCTCGGTCGCCGGGTCCGGGTCGAGACGCCCGGCGGCGAGGTTGTGGGGGAGGCCGTCGACGTCGAGTTCCCCGGGACGCTCGTCGTCGAGACCGACGAGGGTCCGGTGCGGGTGACGACGGGCGACTGCGAGCACCTCCGGCCCGTCTAG
- a CDS encoding universal stress protein, which yields MYNRILLPTDGSTEMEPVVEHAAAVADRDDALLHGLYVVDSTSVASLPMETGWDGISGLLYDAGVEALNDVERIVDDRAEVERIVTEGRPSAEIVEHAREDDCDLIVMGTHGRGGIDRLLLGSVAERVVRRSPVPVMTVRVGEPGREDPKRDPEQKMRA from the coding sequence ATGTACAATCGCATCCTCCTGCCGACCGACGGCTCGACGGAGATGGAGCCCGTCGTCGAACACGCAGCGGCGGTGGCCGACCGCGATGACGCCCTGCTCCACGGGCTGTACGTCGTCGACTCGACGAGCGTGGCCAGTCTGCCGATGGAGACCGGCTGGGACGGCATCTCCGGCCTCCTCTACGACGCCGGGGTGGAGGCGCTGAACGACGTCGAGCGGATCGTCGACGACCGCGCCGAGGTCGAGCGGATCGTCACCGAGGGCCGACCCAGCGCCGAGATCGTCGAACACGCCCGCGAGGACGACTGCGACCTGATCGTCATGGGGACCCACGGCCGCGGCGGCATCGACCGCCTCCTGCTGGGCAGCGTGGCCGAGCGCGTCGTCCGCCGTTCGCCTGTCCCCGTGATGACCGTCCGCGTCGGCGAACCGGGCCGCGAGGATCCAAAGCGCGACCCCGAGCAGAAGATGAGAGCCTAG
- a CDS encoding amidohydrolase family protein gives MSDRSVLEGTILRGKAFEAIEGRVILSDGQIVGVEEEPVESDDVVVPAFVNAHTHIGDSIAKEAGEGLDLDELVAPPDGLKHRLLREASHEETVAAMERSLGYMRQGGTAACIEFREGGVDGVRAMAEAAEGLDVDVVTLGREEIAAMEAGDGFGASGARDGEFGRERTATRKAGKLFGIHAGERDPDDINGALDLDPDFLVHMVHPEPIHLDRVEDRNVPIVVCPRSNLVTGVGTPDIAELASRTTVALGTDNVMLNSPSMFREMEFAAKLSDVPAREILAMATHHGAEIADLNCGVIEEDRDARLFVLDGDSDNLTGYQNAVRAVVRRAGVADVREVVLQTAE, from the coding sequence GTGAGCGACCGCAGCGTGCTCGAGGGGACGATCCTTCGAGGGAAAGCATTCGAGGCCATCGAAGGCCGGGTGATCCTGTCGGACGGGCAGATCGTCGGCGTCGAGGAGGAACCGGTCGAGAGCGACGATGTCGTCGTGCCGGCGTTCGTCAACGCCCACACGCACATCGGCGACTCCATCGCCAAGGAGGCCGGCGAGGGGCTGGACCTGGACGAACTCGTCGCGCCACCGGACGGCCTCAAACACCGGCTGCTCCGGGAGGCTTCCCACGAGGAGACCGTCGCCGCGATGGAGCGCAGCCTCGGCTATATGCGACAGGGCGGGACCGCCGCCTGCATCGAGTTCCGCGAGGGCGGCGTCGACGGCGTCCGCGCGATGGCCGAGGCCGCCGAGGGACTTGACGTGGACGTGGTCACCCTCGGTCGCGAGGAGATCGCGGCCATGGAGGCCGGCGACGGGTTCGGCGCGAGCGGGGCCCGCGACGGGGAGTTCGGCCGCGAACGGACCGCCACCAGGAAGGCGGGAAAGCTGTTCGGGATCCACGCCGGCGAGCGCGACCCCGACGACATCAACGGCGCGCTGGATCTGGATCCGGACTTCCTGGTCCACATGGTCCACCCCGAACCCATCCACCTCGATCGCGTGGAGGACCGGAACGTCCCGATCGTCGTCTGCCCGCGCTCGAACCTGGTGACCGGCGTCGGCACGCCCGACATCGCCGAACTCGCCTCACGGACGACCGTCGCGCTCGGGACGGACAACGTGATGCTCAACAGCCCCTCGATGTTCCGGGAGATGGAGTTCGCGGCCAAGCTCTCGGACGTCCCGGCCCGCGAGATCCTCGCGATGGCGACCCACCACGGCGCCGAGATCGCGGACCTGAACTGCGGCGTGATCGAAGAGGACCGCGACGCCCGGCTGTTCGTCCTCGACGGCGATTCCGACAACCTCACCGGCTACCAGAACGCCGTCCGTGCCGTCGTCCGCCGCGCCGGCGTCGCCGACGTGCGCGAGGTCGTCCTCCAGACAGCCGAGTGA
- a CDS encoding HD domain-containing protein, producing MDIKDSVHDHIEVRGVAKDLLDTPPIQRLRHVRQLGTVTLVYPSANHTRFEHSLGVYHLADEALSHLAVEGQQAERVRAAALLHDVGHAPFSHNVESVVHRHTGKWHDDVHEILESGRVARVLSDHGLNPDAVADLVAGDGKLGQLVSGELDVDRMDYLVRDAHHTGVPYGTIDHERLVRELSFVDGELVLAENNVQTAESLLVARALMTPTVYSHHTARIAKSMLRRGAERLLAQTDTTAEELRRMDDHDLLVGLRQCDATAETARRLSERDLFKRAVWAEMGDVPPDLLERSHDGIIADEQAIADEAEVDPTDVILDVPGRPEITESTSRVVVNGEIRPLGDQSTLVSALRAVQRDQWRLGVYAPDDVAERVGHAASRVLGLEIDGSLVSDGRPGVHTTLDDFQGGEP from the coding sequence ATGGATATCAAGGACAGCGTCCACGACCACATCGAGGTTCGGGGGGTGGCGAAGGATCTGCTGGACACGCCGCCGATCCAGCGGCTCCGGCACGTCCGTCAGCTCGGGACCGTCACGCTGGTCTATCCCTCCGCGAACCACACCCGCTTCGAGCACAGCCTCGGCGTCTACCACCTCGCCGACGAGGCGCTCTCGCACCTGGCCGTCGAGGGCCAGCAGGCCGAGCGGGTCCGCGCGGCGGCGCTCCTCCACGACGTCGGTCACGCCCCCTTCAGTCACAACGTCGAGTCGGTCGTCCACCGCCACACCGGCAAGTGGCACGACGACGTCCACGAGATCCTCGAGTCCGGACGGGTCGCCCGCGTGCTCTCCGACCACGGCCTCAACCCCGACGCCGTCGCCGATCTGGTGGCCGGCGACGGCAAACTGGGGCAACTCGTCTCCGGCGAACTCGACGTCGACCGGATGGATTACCTCGTCCGCGACGCTCACCACACCGGCGTCCCCTACGGCACGATCGATCACGAGCGGCTCGTCCGGGAACTGTCCTTCGTCGACGGCGAACTCGTCCTCGCGGAGAACAACGTCCAGACCGCCGAGAGCCTGCTCGTCGCCCGCGCGCTGATGACGCCGACGGTCTACAGCCACCACACCGCACGGATCGCGAAGTCCATGCTCCGGCGCGGGGCCGAGCGCCTGCTCGCCCAGACCGACACCACCGCCGAGGAGTTGCGCCGGATGGACGACCACGACCTGCTCGTCGGACTGCGCCAGTGCGACGCGACCGCCGAGACGGCGCGCCGGCTCTCCGAGCGCGACCTGTTCAAGCGGGCCGTCTGGGCCGAGATGGGCGACGTGCCGCCGGACCTGCTGGAGCGGAGCCACGACGGCATAATCGCGGACGAGCAGGCCATCGCCGACGAGGCGGAGGTCGATCCCACGGACGTGATCCTCGACGTGCCCGGGCGACCGGAGATAACGGAGTCGACGAGCCGGGTCGTCGTCAACGGAGAGATTAGACCCCTCGGAGACCAGTCGACACTCGTGAGCGCGCTCCGGGCCGTCCAGCGCGATCAGTGGCGGCTCGGAGTGTACGCCCCCGACGACGTCGCAGAACGCGTCGGCCACGCCGCGAGCCGCGTCCTGGGGCTCGAAATCGACGGGTCGCTGGTCAGCGACGGTCGCCCGGGCGTCCACACGACGCTCGACGACTTCCAGGGGGGTGAGCCGTGA